In Gossypium arboreum isolate Shixiya-1 chromosome 5, ASM2569848v2, whole genome shotgun sequence, a single genomic region encodes these proteins:
- the LOC108489901 gene encoding endoplasmic reticulum oxidoreductin-1-like: MVESEVKKIKKGDKMKWRWVIGAFTTILLAIALASRSTPKIPFKSGQFSKSCHCPQDKHRYSGIVEDCCCDYETVDHLNEEVLHPLLQDLVKTPFFRYFKVKLWCNCPFWPDDGMCRLRDCSVCECPENEFPELFKKPYHHGLPSDDLKCQEGKPQAAVDRTLDSKAFRGWTETDNPWTYDDETDNSEMTYVNLQLNPERYTGYTGPSARRIWDAVYSENCPKYPAEELCQEEKILYKLISGLHSSISIHIASDYLLDEATNLWGHNLDLMYNRVLRYPNRVQNLYFTFLFVLRAVTKAADYLEQAEYDTGNPTEDLKTHSLMRQLLYNPKLQAACPLPFDEAKLWKGQRGPELKQKIQAQFKNISALMDCVGCEKCRLWGKLQVLGLGTALKILFSVNGEDHSHQTLELQRNEVIALINLLNRLSESIKFVHEMGAAAEKLNEGTVTSTRLNSLVQQAWASIVKT; the protein is encoded by the exons atggtggaatcagaaGTAAAGAAGATCAAGAAGGGGGATAAAATGAAGTGGAGATGGGTGATCGGAGCTTTCACTACGATTCTCCTTGCTATCGCTTTGGCTTCAAGAAGTACACCAAAGATCCCTTTTAAATCTGGACAGTTTAGCAAGTCTTGTCATTGTCCTCAG GACAAACACAGGTATAGTGGGATTGTAGAGGATTGTTGTTGTGATTATGAGACTGTTGACCATCTTAACGAGGAAGTATTACATCCATTACTTCAGGATCTTGTTAAAACCCCATTTTTTCGGTATTTCAAG GTTAAATTGTGGTGTAACTGTCCATTTTGGCCCGATGATGGTATGTGCCGTTTGCGGGATTGTAGTGTTTGTGAATGTCCAGAAAATGAATTCCCTGAATTATTTAAGAAGCCCTACCATCATGGCCTTCCATCAGATGACCTTAAGTGCCAAGAAGGAAAGCCGCAGGCTGCTGTTGACCGCACACTAGATAGTAAAGCTTTTAGAGGGTGGACAGAAACAGATAACCCCTGGACATATGATGATGAGACTGATAATT CTGAGATGACATATGTGAACCTTCAACTGAACCCGGAGCGCTACACTGGCTACACTGGTCCATCAGCCAGAAGAATATGGGATGCTGTGTACTCGGAGAACTGTCCCAAAT ATCCAGCTGAAGAATTGTGCCAAGAGGAAAAAATACTTTACAAATTGATTTCTGGACTTCACTCATCTATTTCGATCCATATAGCTTCTGATTATCTACTTGATGAAGCCACAAACTTG TGGGGCCATAATCTTGACTTAATGTATAATCGGGTTTTAAGATATCCAAATCGTGTGCAGAACTTATACTTCACATTCCTCTTTGTGCTCCGAGCTGTGACAAAG GCAGCTGATTACTTGGAACAAGCTGAATACGATACCGGTAATCCAACCGAGGACCTGAAAACACATTCCCTAATGAGACAGCTACTTTATAATCCAAAATTGCAAGCTGCATGCCCACTTCCATTTGATGAAGCTAAATTATGGAAAGGACAAAGAGGACCTGAACTGAAGCAGAAAATACAAGCTCAGTTCAAAAATATCAG TGCGTTGATGGACTGTGTAGGGTGTGAGAAATGTCGACTTTGGGGAAAGCTTCAGGTTCTTGGTCTTGGAACTGCATTGAAGATACTTTTCTCTGTTAATGGTGAAGATCACTCGCATCAGACA TTGGAGTTGCAACGGAACGAAGTGATTGCCCTGATTAATCTACTCAATCGACTATCCGAGTCTATAAAATTTGTCCATGAAATGGGAGCAGCAGCTGAAAAACTCAATGAAGGAACAGTAACTTCTACTAGGTTGAACAGCCTGGTGCAACAGGCATGGGCGTCGATCGTTAAGACATAG
- the LOC108450936 gene encoding glutaredoxin-C9-like, whose protein sequence is MQVTNKTGIRMASNIGIETEASATTMMLDNPYKIVRQLASTNAVVLFSMSGCCMCTVAKRLLFGLGVGPTIIELDHHGAGPDIQAVLFQLVADGRQPVPAVFVGGKFLGGIETLMACHINGTLVPLLKEAGALWL, encoded by the coding sequence ATGCAGGTGACAAACAAAACTGGGATTCGGATGGCAAGCAACATAGGGATAGAAACCGAGGCATCAGCAACAACGATGATGCTTGACAATCCATACAAGATAGTGAGGCAGCTGGCTTCCACAAACGCAGTAGTTCTGTTCAGCATGAGTGGCTGTTGCATGTGCACTGTGGCTAAACGCCTCCTCTTCGGCCTCGGCGTTGGTCCCACCATCATCGAGCTTGATCACCATGGAGCCGGTCCTGATATCCAAGCCGTCCTCTTCCAGCTCGTCGCTGATGGTCGACAGCCTGTCCCTGCCGTGTTTGTGGGTGGCAAGTTCCTTGGTGGCATTGAAACCCTCATGGCTTGCCACATCAATGGCACATTGGTCCCTCTCCTCAAAGAAGCTGGCGCACTTTGGCTCTGA